One region of Pseudomonas sp. ABC1 genomic DNA includes:
- a CDS encoding methylated-DNA--[protein]-cysteine S-methyltransferase, whose product MTLYYDRFDSPIGPLTIAADEHGLRHVLFPENRYDAPGREHWVLRPEYLEQPRRQLLEYLQGTRRLFDLVLSPIGTDFQRQVWLALADIPYGQTWSYARLASHVGRPGANRAVGAANGRNPLPIVLPCHRVIGSNGTLTGFGGGLPTKAALLRLEGIGSDLFT is encoded by the coding sequence ATGACCCTGTACTACGATCGTTTCGACAGCCCGATCGGCCCGCTGACCATCGCCGCCGACGAGCATGGCCTGCGCCATGTGCTGTTCCCCGAGAACCGCTACGACGCTCCGGGCCGCGAACACTGGGTGCTCCGGCCCGAGTATCTGGAGCAGCCGCGCCGCCAGTTGCTCGAGTACCTGCAAGGTACGCGGCGGCTGTTCGACCTTGTCCTGTCGCCCATTGGCACGGACTTCCAGCGGCAGGTCTGGCTGGCCCTGGCGGACATTCCCTATGGCCAGACCTGGAGCTACGCCCGCCTGGCCAGCCATGTTGGCAGGCCAGGCGCCAACCGCGCCGTCGGCGCTGCCAATGGTCGCAACCCCCTGCCGATCGTATTGCCCTGTCACCGGGTCATCGGCAGCAATGGCACGTTGACCGGTTTCGGCGGCGGACTGCCTACCAAGGCCGCACTGCTGAGGCTGGAAGGTATCGGCAGCGATCTTTTTACCTGA
- a CDS encoding DNA-3-methyladenine glycosylase 2 codes for MNSLLLDHRQCEQARLARDPRFDGVFYTAVLSTGIYCRPVCPARPPKPENVQYYPSAAAAAAAGFRPCLRCRPELAPQAQQALFEHNLQRGLALINDGFLQEQSITDLAHRLGLSSRQLQRLFVERLGATPSQVHATQRLLMAKQLLSETSLSITDVAMAAGFNSLRRFNAAFLAGCAMPPSALRRQQERTTGNGLTLRLGYRPPLDFPAMLAFLRRRAIPGVERIGEDSYERVTGSPEQPGHLRVSADPQRPELRLHLENVPALMIPDLVRRVRRIFDLDADLRLVHASLASEPLLAKGIARRPGLRVPGGWDGFEVAVRAVLGQQVSVAAATTLARRLVERFGIVLPGMPEGLDRHFPSPADLVEAELEQIGLPRTRASTLRNLARACLEGRLDFSAGQSLETFVQRCIALPGIGPWTAHYMALRALGQPDAYPAGDLILRQMLGEDCTLSERQSEARSQAWRPWRAYAVLHLWHLANDMTEEPAT; via the coding sequence ATGAACAGCCTCCTCCTCGATCACCGACAATGCGAACAAGCCCGCCTGGCGCGTGACCCACGCTTCGATGGCGTGTTCTACACGGCTGTCCTCAGCACCGGGATCTATTGCCGTCCGGTCTGCCCCGCGCGCCCGCCGAAGCCCGAGAATGTCCAGTACTACCCAAGCGCCGCAGCAGCGGCGGCAGCCGGCTTTCGCCCCTGCCTGCGCTGCCGTCCGGAACTCGCGCCGCAGGCACAGCAGGCGTTGTTCGAGCACAACCTGCAACGGGGCCTGGCGCTAATCAACGATGGCTTCCTGCAGGAGCAGTCGATCACCGACCTGGCCCACCGCCTTGGCCTCAGCAGCCGGCAATTGCAGCGCCTGTTCGTCGAGCGGCTGGGGGCCACGCCCAGCCAGGTCCATGCCACCCAGCGCCTGCTCATGGCCAAGCAGCTATTGAGCGAAACCAGCCTGTCGATCACCGATGTGGCGATGGCCGCCGGGTTCAACAGCCTGCGCCGCTTCAATGCCGCCTTTCTGGCAGGCTGCGCAATGCCGCCGAGCGCCTTGCGACGACAGCAGGAGCGAACCACCGGAAACGGCTTGACGCTTCGCCTGGGTTACCGCCCGCCACTGGATTTCCCTGCGATGCTGGCATTCCTGCGACGGCGTGCCATTCCTGGCGTTGAACGCATCGGCGAGGACAGCTACGAACGGGTTACCGGCTCTCCGGAACAACCTGGACACCTGCGGGTGAGCGCCGATCCACAGCGCCCGGAATTGCGCCTGCACCTGGAAAACGTGCCCGCACTCATGATTCCCGACCTGGTGCGCCGCGTGCGACGCATCTTCGACCTCGACGCCGACCTGCGCCTGGTACACGCCAGCCTGGCCAGCGAACCGCTGCTGGCCAAGGGCATCGCTCGTCGTCCGGGCCTGCGCGTACCCGGTGGCTGGGACGGTTTCGAAGTCGCCGTGCGGGCGGTGCTCGGGCAACAGGTCAGTGTCGCGGCGGCCACCACCCTGGCGCGCCGTCTCGTCGAACGCTTCGGCATCGTCCTGCCCGGCATGCCGGAAGGACTGGACCGGCATTTCCCAAGCCCGGCAGACCTGGTCGAAGCCGAACTGGAACAGATCGGCCTGCCACGCACCCGGGCCTCGACCCTGCGTAACCTGGCGCGCGCCTGCCTCGAAGGGCGCCTGGACTTTTCCGCGGGGCAGAGTCTGGAGACGTTCGTCCAGCGCTGCATCGCCCTGCCCGGCATCGGCCCCTGGACCGCGCACTACATGGCCCTGCGCGCCCTCGGCCAACCCGATGCCTACCCGGCCGGGGACCTTATCCTGCGCCAGATGCTCGGTGAAGACTGCACGCTCAGCGAGCGGCAAAGCGAAGCCCGCTCGCAGGCCTGGCGCCCATGGCGTGCCTACGCCGTGCTGCACCTCTGGCACCTGGCCAACGACATGACGGAGGAACCTGCCACATGA
- a CDS encoding DEAD/DEAH box helicase, whose amino-acid sequence MSFASLGLSEALASAVEAAGYTQPTPVQQRAIPAVLQGRDLMVAAQTGTGKTGGFALPVLELLFPNGKPDREQRHTPRQPRVLVLTPTRELAAQVHDSFKLYARDLPLKSACIFGGVGMNPQVQAIAKGLDVLVACPGRLLDLANQKAIDLSQVEILVLDEADRMLDMGFIHDVKKVLAKLPSKRQNLLFSATFSKDITDLAGKLLHEPERIEVTPPNTTVERIEQRVFRLPASHKRALLAHLITQGAWEQVLVFTRTKHGANRLAEYLDKHGLPAVAIHGNKSQNARTKALADFKANAVRILVATDIAARGLDIDQLPHVVNFELPNVEEDYVHRIGRTGRAGRSGEAISLVAPDEEKLLKGIERMTKQRIPDGDLMGFDASSVEAEKPEVREPRPPRPPRGEQKPRGERSKKPAAEGSGEQKERQGRNPRNRNKPKAATNAQGQPATTRPPRIPADRDPEVFLDDDVDNFGNSVDYVSPYQNKAQGRGRRPGAQAQPRGQQSAPAANARGANPGKGKRTGQPQQRAGQPRRNGENRRPERDLAEPAVKPREKQPVIIHKESKVDRLPSLEQLEQLPSRPRGEKPALLTRNRES is encoded by the coding sequence ATGTCCTTTGCTTCCCTCGGTCTCTCCGAGGCTTTGGCCAGTGCCGTCGAGGCTGCTGGCTATACCCAGCCGACTCCAGTGCAACAGCGGGCCATTCCCGCCGTGTTGCAAGGTCGCGACCTGATGGTCGCCGCTCAGACAGGTACCGGCAAGACAGGCGGTTTCGCCCTGCCAGTGCTCGAGCTGCTTTTCCCCAACGGGAAACCCGACCGCGAACAACGCCACACCCCACGCCAACCGCGCGTGCTGGTGCTGACGCCGACGCGCGAACTGGCTGCCCAGGTGCACGACAGCTTCAAGCTCTACGCCCGCGACCTGCCGCTGAAAAGCGCCTGCATCTTCGGCGGGGTCGGCATGAACCCGCAGGTCCAGGCCATCGCCAAGGGCCTGGACGTACTGGTCGCCTGCCCCGGTCGCCTGCTCGACCTGGCCAACCAGAAAGCCATTGACCTGTCCCAGGTGGAAATCCTGGTACTGGATGAAGCCGACCGCATGCTCGACATGGGCTTCATCCACGACGTCAAGAAAGTCCTCGCCAAGCTGCCGAGCAAGCGCCAGAACCTGCTGTTCTCTGCCACCTTCTCGAAGGACATCACCGACCTCGCCGGCAAGCTGCTGCACGAGCCGGAGCGCATCGAGGTCACGCCGCCGAACACCACGGTCGAGCGTATCGAACAACGCGTATTCCGCCTGCCGGCCAGTCACAAGCGTGCCTTGCTGGCTCACCTGATCACCCAGGGTGCCTGGGAACAGGTGCTGGTGTTCACCCGCACCAAGCACGGCGCCAACCGCCTTGCCGAGTACCTGGACAAGCACGGCCTGCCCGCCGTGGCCATCCACGGCAACAAGAGCCAGAACGCCCGCACCAAGGCACTGGCCGACTTCAAGGCGAATGCCGTGCGCATCCTGGTCGCCACCGATATCGCCGCCCGCGGCCTGGATATCGACCAGTTGCCCCATGTGGTCAACTTCGAACTGCCCAACGTGGAAGAAGACTACGTGCACCGCATCGGTCGTACCGGCCGTGCCGGACGTAGCGGTGAAGCCATTTCCCTGGTCGCTCCGGACGAAGAGAAGCTGCTCAAGGGCATCGAACGGATGACCAAGCAGCGCATTCCCGATGGTGACCTCATGGGTTTCGATGCTTCCAGCGTCGAAGCAGAGAAGCCGGAAGTGCGGGAACCGCGTCCGCCACGCCCACCGCGCGGCGAACAGAAGCCACGCGGCGAGCGCAGCAAGAAACCAGCGGCCGAAGGCAGCGGCGAGCAGAAAGAACGCCAGGGGCGCAATCCGCGCAACCGCAACAAGCCCAAAGCCGCCACCAACGCCCAGGGCCAGCCCGCCACCACCCGGCCACCTCGGATTCCGGCGGACCGTGACCCCGAGGTTTTCCTCGACGATGACGTGGACAACTTCGGCAACAGTGTCGATTACGTCAGCCCGTACCAGAACAAGGCCCAGGGCCGTGGCCGCCGCCCCGGTGCCCAGGCCCAGCCACGCGGACAACAATCCGCACCGGCGGCAAACGCCCGTGGCGCGAACCCGGGCAAGGGTAAACGCACGGGGCAGCCACAACAGCGCGCCGGACAGCCTCGACGCAACGGCGAAAATCGCCGCCCGGAACGTGATCTCGCGGAGCCGGCGGTCAAGCCACGCGAGAAGCAACCGGTGATCATCCACAAGGAATCAAAAGTGGATCGGCTGCCCAGCCTCGAGCAGCTCGAACAATTGCCAAGCCGCCCACGCGGTGAAAAACCTGCCTTGCTGACCCGCAACCGCGAGTCGTAA
- a CDS encoding DEAD/DEAH box helicase: MTFASLGLIDPLLRTLEHLDYRTPTPVQLKAIPAVLKGRDVLAAAQTGTGKTAAFALPLLQRLLQQGAPVASNALRALVLVPTRELAEQVHESVRAYASGLPLSTYAVYGGVSINPQMMALRKGVDVLVATPGRLLDLYRQNAIRFSQLQVLVLDEADRMLDLGFAQELDELFCALPRKRQTLLFSATFSDAIRTLAGELLRDPLSVETGMRNTAAKTVRQWLVPVDKKHKTELFLHLLEQRGWSQVLVFAKTRKGVEQLADTLQQVGIASDAIHGDRPQPARLRALERFKAGEVRVLVATDVAARGLDIQALEQVVNFDLPIVAEDYVHRIGRTGRAGETGEAVSLVCADEVDQLSAIETLIQQVLPRHEEEGFSPEHRVPQTGPGGVVLKKPKKPKKPKVAAGKGKVHLGNWFEESEKPNVRAVRKVPSLSGKKTNRP; encoded by the coding sequence ATGACCTTCGCTTCCCTCGGCCTGATCGATCCGCTGCTGCGGACGCTGGAACACCTCGATTACCGTACGCCCACGCCTGTCCAGCTCAAGGCCATTCCCGCCGTGCTCAAGGGGCGCGATGTGCTGGCCGCGGCCCAGACCGGAACGGGCAAGACGGCCGCCTTTGCCTTGCCATTGTTGCAACGGCTGTTGCAGCAAGGTGCTCCGGTGGCGAGCAATGCCCTGCGCGCGCTGGTACTGGTGCCGACCCGCGAGCTTGCCGAACAGGTGCATGAAAGCGTTCGTGCCTATGCCAGTGGGTTGCCGTTGAGCACCTATGCCGTCTATGGCGGGGTCAGTATCAACCCGCAGATGATGGCGTTGCGCAAGGGCGTGGATGTGCTGGTGGCCACGCCGGGGCGGTTGCTCGATCTGTACCGGCAGAACGCGATCCGCTTCTCCCAGTTGCAGGTGCTGGTGCTGGACGAAGCCGACCGCATGCTCGACCTGGGGTTTGCCCAGGAACTGGACGAGCTGTTCTGTGCCCTGCCGCGCAAGCGCCAGACGCTGCTGTTTTCCGCGACCTTCTCCGATGCCATCCGCACACTGGCGGGCGAGCTGCTGCGCGACCCGCTGTCGGTCGAGACGGGTATGCGCAACACCGCCGCGAAGACGGTCCGGCAATGGCTGGTGCCGGTGGACAAGAAGCACAAGACCGAGCTGTTCCTGCACTTGCTGGAGCAGCGGGGCTGGTCCCAGGTGCTGGTCTTCGCCAAGACCCGCAAGGGCGTCGAGCAACTGGCGGATACCCTGCAGCAGGTGGGCATTGCCAGCGACGCCATCCACGGCGACCGCCCGCAGCCTGCGCGCCTGCGAGCGCTGGAGCGCTTCAAGGCAGGTGAGGTGCGGGTGCTGGTCGCCACGGACGTAGCGGCCCGAGGCCTGGATATCCAGGCGCTGGAGCAGGTGGTCAACTTCGACCTGCCGATCGTTGCCGAGGACTATGTGCATCGCATCGGTCGTACGGGGCGTGCGGGCGAAACGGGCGAGGCGGTCTCGCTGGTGTGTGCCGACGAGGTCGACCAACTGTCCGCCATCGAGACACTGATCCAGCAGGTGCTGCCCCGCCATGAAGAGGAGGGTTTCAGTCCCGAACATCGGGTGCCGCAGACCGGCCCTGGCGGCGTGGTGCTGAAGAAACCGAAAAAGCCGAAAAAGCCCAAGGTCGCGGCAGGCAAGGGCAAGGTTCACTTGGGTAACTGGTTCGAGGAGAGCGAGAAACCCAATGTCCGTGCGGTACGCAAAGTGCCCAGCCTGAGCGGTAAAAAGACCAACCGGCCGTAG
- a CDS encoding TIGR03862 family flavoprotein, which produces MNLVQTARNVAIIGAGPAGLMAAETLALRGISVDLYDAMPSPGRKFLLAGVGGMNITHSEAFEPFLARYRERATELRPILDAFPPGQLCEWIHGLGIDTFVGSSGRVFPTDMKAAPLLRAWLKRLREAGVRLHTRHRWTGWAADGSLRFDSPDGPLSATPSATLLALGGGSWPRLGSDAGWMPLLAARGIGLAALQPANCGFEVAGWSSLLKERFAGAPLKNVMLTVTGQPPRKGEFILTEHGLEGSLVYALSAEIRNEITRNGHSRILLDLLPERTQENLAKALGKPRGSQSMGKHIRRQTGLEGVKSALLHECLDAAVFNDPLALAAGIKALPIDLLRPRPLEEAISSAGGVPFEELDSSLMLRRLPGVFCAGEMLDWEAPTGGYLLTACFASGRAAAQGLLRWLEA; this is translated from the coding sequence ATGAACCTCGTCCAGACCGCCCGCAATGTCGCCATCATCGGCGCTGGCCCCGCCGGCCTAATGGCCGCCGAAACCCTGGCCCTGCGCGGCATTTCCGTCGACCTGTACGACGCCATGCCATCGCCCGGACGCAAGTTCCTGCTGGCGGGCGTGGGCGGCATGAACATCACCCATTCAGAAGCGTTCGAACCTTTCCTCGCCCGTTACCGCGAGCGGGCAACCGAGCTGCGACCCATACTCGATGCCTTCCCGCCAGGGCAGTTGTGCGAGTGGATTCATGGGCTGGGTATCGACACCTTCGTCGGCAGCTCCGGGCGTGTCTTTCCCACCGACATGAAGGCCGCCCCACTGCTGCGCGCCTGGCTCAAGCGCCTGCGCGAAGCAGGCGTACGACTGCACACACGCCACCGCTGGACTGGCTGGGCAGCGGACGGCAGCCTGCGTTTCGACAGCCCGGACGGCCCGCTGTCGGCCACCCCCTCGGCCACCCTGCTGGCACTGGGTGGTGGCAGTTGGCCCAGGCTTGGCTCCGATGCCGGCTGGATGCCCCTCCTCGCCGCACGGGGTATTGGACTGGCGGCACTGCAACCTGCCAATTGCGGTTTTGAGGTAGCGGGCTGGAGCAGCTTGCTGAAGGAACGCTTCGCCGGCGCGCCGCTCAAGAACGTCATGCTGACCGTGACAGGCCAGCCGCCGCGCAAGGGGGAGTTCATCCTGACCGAGCATGGCCTGGAAGGCAGCCTGGTCTACGCGCTGTCGGCAGAGATTCGCAATGAAATCACGCGCAATGGCCACAGCCGTATCCTGCTCGACCTGCTGCCGGAGCGCACCCAGGAAAACCTTGCAAAAGCCCTGGGCAAGCCGCGCGGCAGCCAGTCGATGGGCAAGCACATCCGGCGCCAGACCGGACTCGAAGGCGTGAAGAGCGCCTTGCTGCATGAATGCCTGGACGCTGCCGTGTTCAACGATCCCCTGGCATTGGCGGCGGGCATCAAGGCCTTACCGATCGACCTGCTGCGCCCCCGTCCGCTGGAAGAAGCCATCAGCAGCGCTGGCGGCGTACCCTTCGAAGAACTGGACAGCAGCCTGATGCTGCGCAGATTGCCGGGGGTGTTCTGCGCGGGCGAAATGCTCGACTGGGAAGCGCCCACTGGCGGCTACCTGCTGACGGCCTGCTTCGCCAGCGGACGGGCAGCAGCGCAGGGCCTGCTGCGCTGGCTGGAGGCCTGA
- the tesB gene encoding acyl-CoA thioesterase II, whose product MTDTLDTLVNLLSLEKIEENLFRGASQDLGFRQLFGGQVLGQALSAASQTVSAKRHVHSLHGYFLRPGDSNEPVLYMVDRVRDGGSFSTRRVSAIQRGSAIFTCSASFQAEEAGYHHQLQMPDVVGPDDLPSEWDLLRQLSAGVPERVAEKLKRPKPIEIRPVTRQDPCNPKPIEPVRYLWFRADGQLPDNPALHKYLLAYASDFSFIGTALQPHGVSSWSRFIQLASLDHAIWFHRDVRMDDWLLYAVDSPWSGNARGFVRGSIFNRAGELVASVAQEGLMRVREDWK is encoded by the coding sequence ATGACCGATACACTCGATACGCTGGTGAACCTGCTGTCGCTGGAGAAGATCGAGGAAAACCTGTTCCGTGGCGCCAGCCAGGACCTGGGATTCCGCCAGTTGTTCGGTGGGCAGGTGCTGGGGCAAGCGCTGTCAGCGGCCAGCCAGACGGTCTCGGCGAAGCGGCATGTGCACTCTCTGCATGGCTATTTCCTGCGCCCCGGCGACTCAAACGAGCCAGTCCTCTACATGGTCGACCGGGTGCGTGATGGTGGCAGCTTCTCGACTCGCCGGGTCTCGGCGATACAGCGCGGCAGTGCGATCTTCACCTGCAGCGCTTCCTTTCAGGCCGAAGAGGCCGGCTACCACCACCAGTTGCAGATGCCTGATGTGGTCGGGCCGGATGACCTGCCCAGTGAATGGGACCTGCTGCGCCAGTTGAGCGCCGGTGTGCCGGAGCGCGTGGCGGAAAAACTCAAGCGCCCGAAGCCGATCGAGATCCGCCCGGTCACCCGCCAGGACCCGTGCAACCCGAAACCGATCGAGCCGGTGCGCTACCTGTGGTTCCGCGCCGACGGCCAGTTGCCGGACAACCCGGCGCTGCACAAATACCTGCTGGCCTATGCCTCCGACTTCAGCTTTATCGGCACTGCGCTGCAGCCCCATGGCGTCAGCTCGTGGAGCCGCTTCATCCAGTTGGCCAGCCTGGACCATGCCATCTGGTTCCACCGCGACGTACGTATGGACGACTGGCTGCTGTACGCCGTCGACAGCCCCTGGTCGGGCAATGCGCGGGGCTTCGTGCGCGGCAGTATCTTCAACCGTGCCGGGGAACTGGTGGCCTCGGTGGCCCAGGAAGGGCTGATGCGTGTGCGCGAGGACTGGAAGTGA
- a CDS encoding HAD family hydrolase yields the protein MDGTLTVAVHDFAAIRQALAIPAEDDILQHLAALPLDEAARKRAWLHEHEHELARAARPAPGAHELLSALQRRGCRLGILTRNAHDLALLTLRTLGMDEFFDAADILGRDEAAPKPDPEGLLNLAENWGVRPQTLVMVGDYRFDLACARSAGARSVLVNSPDNPWPELTDHHAVDCTALQALLG from the coding sequence ATGGATGGCACCCTGACGGTCGCCGTGCACGATTTCGCCGCGATCCGCCAAGCCCTGGCTATCCCTGCGGAGGACGACATTCTCCAGCACCTGGCCGCGCTGCCGCTGGACGAGGCAGCGCGCAAGCGTGCCTGGTTGCACGAACATGAGCATGAGCTGGCCCGTGCTGCCCGTCCTGCACCGGGCGCCCATGAGCTGCTGAGCGCCTTGCAGCGGCGTGGTTGCCGGTTGGGCATCCTGACGCGCAATGCCCATGACCTGGCGTTGCTGACCCTGCGCACGCTGGGTATGGATGAATTCTTCGATGCCGCGGATATTCTCGGGCGCGACGAGGCGGCCCCGAAACCCGATCCCGAGGGGTTGTTGAACCTGGCCGAGAACTGGGGCGTAAGGCCGCAGACGCTGGTGATGGTGGGCGATTATCGCTTCGACCTGGCATGTGCCCGATCGGCGGGCGCACGCAGCGTATTGGTCAACTCGCCCGACAATCCCTGGCCCGAGCTGACCGATCACCATGCCGTCGATTGCACGGCACTCCAGGCATTGCTGGGCTAG
- a CDS encoding neutral zinc metallopeptidase, with amino-acid sequence MRWKRARRSDNVVDARSSGGSRGLGGGRLGLGGIALVVVLGLLMGQDPLQILGQLAGQMDTSGTTTQQQGAPASSEDPQVDFVRAILGDTEDTWRAIFQRSGEQYRDPQLVLFRNGVNSACGFASSAVGPFYCPGDRKVYLDLQFFEEMAKRFSATGDFAQAYVIAHEVGHHVQTLLGVSQQVNQARQRGAKMEGANGLLVRQELQADCFAGVWSHHAQARHDWLDEGDLEKALNAASAIGDDRLQQQSQGRVVPDAFTHGTSAQRVRWFRAGSEHGDPLRCNTFDARTL; translated from the coding sequence ATGCGCTGGAAGCGGGCTCGACGCAGTGACAACGTGGTGGATGCCAGGAGCAGCGGCGGCTCGCGCGGCCTGGGTGGCGGGCGCCTGGGACTGGGCGGCATCGCCCTGGTCGTCGTACTGGGCCTGCTGATGGGCCAGGACCCGTTGCAGATCCTCGGGCAACTGGCCGGCCAGATGGACACGAGCGGCACCACCACGCAGCAGCAGGGCGCTCCCGCCAGCAGCGAAGACCCGCAGGTGGATTTCGTCCGCGCCATCCTCGGTGATACCGAAGACACCTGGCGCGCCATCTTCCAGCGCTCCGGCGAGCAATACCGCGATCCGCAACTGGTGCTGTTCCGCAATGGCGTCAACTCCGCCTGTGGTTTCGCCAGCTCCGCCGTCGGCCCCTTCTACTGCCCCGGCGACCGCAAGGTCTACCTGGACCTGCAATTCTTCGAGGAAATGGCCAAGCGCTTCTCTGCCACCGGGGATTTCGCCCAGGCGTACGTGATCGCCCATGAAGTGGGCCACCATGTGCAGACCCTGCTGGGCGTCTCGCAACAGGTGAACCAGGCCCGCCAGCGTGGCGCGAAGATGGAGGGCGCCAATGGCCTGCTGGTGCGCCAGGAGTTGCAGGCCGACTGCTTCGCCGGGGTCTGGTCGCACCATGCCCAGGCACGCCACGACTGGCTGGACGAAGGCGACCTGGAGAAAGCCCTGAACGCCGCCAGCGCCATCGGCGACGACCGCCTGCAACAGCAGAGCCAGGGCCGGGTGGTTCCGGACGCCTTCACCCACGGCACCTCGGCGCAGCGCGTCCGCTGGTTCCGCGCAGGCTCCGAACATGGCGACCCGCTGCGCTGCAACACCTTCGACGCCAGAACACTCTGA
- a CDS encoding DUF411 domain-containing protein, translated as MRRLILIPLLFAGLAQAADTLSIDVYRDPNCGCCKAWISHLQDNGFDVHDHVESDMASIKNKYGVPHRLGSCHTGVIDGKFVEGHVPAADILKLRQQPDLIGAAVPGMPLGSPGMEMGDRRDAYQVIGLDQQGREQVLNSYPAN; from the coding sequence ATGCGCCGCCTGATCCTTATCCCGCTTCTGTTCGCCGGCCTGGCCCAGGCCGCCGACACCCTGAGCATCGATGTCTACCGCGACCCCAACTGCGGTTGCTGCAAGGCCTGGATCAGCCACTTGCAGGACAACGGCTTCGACGTCCATGACCATGTCGAAAGCGACATGGCATCGATCAAGAACAAATACGGCGTCCCGCATCGCCTCGGCTCATGCCATACCGGCGTGATCGACGGCAAGTTCGTCGAAGGCCACGTACCGGCCGCCGACATCCTCAAACTACGCCAGCAACCCGACCTGATCGGCGCGGCAGTGCCCGGTATGCCGCTTGGCTCGCCCGGTATGGAAATGGGCGACCGTCGCGATGCCTACCAGGTCATTGGGCTCGACCAGCAGGGACGTGAGCAGGTTCTCAACAGCTACCCCGCCAACTGA
- the trmA gene encoding tRNA (uridine(54)-C5)-methyltransferase TrmA, which translates to MSQSPFDPTTYSSQLEAKRQRLIELLTPFDAPQPEVFESPREHYRLRTEFRLWREDGQRHYAMFAPGDKHTPILIEQFPVASRLINQLMPRLKSAWQASETLGFKLFQVEFLTTLTGDAVITLAYHRPLDDAWQAAAQALADELRVSIVGRSRGQRLVIGRDHVRETLNVAGRDYHYRQPEGAFSQPNGEVCQKMLGWAFDALGQRDDDLLELYCGNGNFTLPLATRVPKVLATEISKSSVNAALANLADNGIDNVTLVRLSAEELTQALNEVRPFRRLAGIDLKSFDFGTVFVDPPRAGMDPDTCELTRRFPRILYISCNPETLAQNLAQLHDTHRISRCALFDQFPYTHHMEAGVLLERR; encoded by the coding sequence ATGAGTCAGTCACCTTTCGACCCCACGACATACAGCAGCCAGCTCGAAGCCAAGCGCCAGCGCCTGATCGAGCTGTTGACCCCGTTCGATGCACCGCAACCGGAGGTCTTCGAGTCGCCACGCGAGCATTACCGCCTGCGCACCGAGTTCCGCCTGTGGCGCGAGGACGGCCAGCGCCACTACGCCATGTTCGCACCGGGCGACAAGCACACGCCGATCCTGATAGAGCAGTTTCCCGTCGCCAGCCGTCTGATCAACCAGTTGATGCCGCGCCTGAAAAGCGCCTGGCAAGCCAGCGAGACGCTGGGCTTCAAGCTGTTCCAGGTGGAATTCCTCACCACCCTGACCGGCGATGCGGTGATTACCCTGGCCTACCACCGCCCCCTGGACGATGCCTGGCAGGCCGCCGCCCAGGCGCTGGCCGACGAACTGCGCGTCAGCATCGTCGGGCGCTCCCGCGGTCAGCGGCTGGTGATTGGCCGTGACCACGTGCGTGAAACGCTGAATGTGGCGGGCCGCGACTACCACTACCGGCAACCCGAAGGCGCCTTCAGCCAGCCCAATGGCGAGGTCTGCCAGAAGATGCTCGGCTGGGCCTTCGATGCCCTCGGCCAGCGCGACGACGACCTGCTGGAGCTGTATTGCGGCAACGGCAACTTCACCTTGCCGCTGGCCACGCGAGTGCCCAAGGTCCTGGCCACCGAGATCAGCAAATCCTCGGTGAACGCCGCACTGGCCAACCTGGCCGACAACGGCATCGACAACGTGACCCTGGTGCGCCTGTCCGCCGAGGAGCTGACCCAGGCACTCAACGAGGTGCGACCCTTCCGCCGCCTGGCCGGCATCGACCTGAAAAGCTTCGACTTCGGCACCGTCTTCGTCGACCCGCCCCGTGCCGGCATGGACCCGGACACCTGCGAACTGACCCGCCGCTTCCCGCGCATCCTGTACATCTCCTGCAACCCGGAGACACTGGCGCAGAACCTCGCCCAACTGCACGACACCCACCGCATCAGCCGCTGCGCGCTGTTCGACCAGTTCCCCTACACCCATCACATGGAAGCGGGAGTGCTGCTGGAACGGCGCTAA